The Subtercola sp. PAMC28395 genome segment AACAGCGCTGACGACTAGAGCGTTCCTGTGGCGAGAGTGGCCACGGACTTCTCGATGCGTCGCTGGCGGGTCTCGGGTGTCTTCGCGTCATCGATAGTGACGGTGAACCGGCGTTTGTTGCTGTACGAGAGCGAGTCGAAGAAGGTGCGGGCGGCAGGCGCCGCGTCGAGAGCGGCGGCAAAGTCCTCGGGAACGATCACTTCGCGAGGCTGTTCGTCGAGCACGATCTCGACCTCGATCTCGTCGCCGGCAGCGATTCCTGCCCCGGAGCGGACTTCAGCGCTCACTGGCAGCATGATCTCGCCGCGGTACGGCGTCACCGTGCTGCGGTAGGAGTACCCGTTGATCGTGACGGTCACGGCGTGACGTTTTGCTGAGCCGAGCGATTCGTAGACCTCTGTCGGCACGTGGATTCCTGTGGCCGTCTTGCCACTGGCCTGCAGGGTCGTGCGAAATTTCATAGTCACAGAATAGGCCTCCTGCTCCTCGAGCAGAACAGCTCCTCCACAAAT includes the following:
- a CDS encoding YdeI/OmpD-associated family protein, yielding MKFRTTLQASGKTATGIHVPTEVYESLGSAKRHAVTVTINGYSYRSTVTPYRGEIMLPVSAEVRSGAGIAAGDEIEVEIVLDEQPREVIVPEDFAAALDAAPAARTFFDSLSYSNKRRFTVTIDDAKTPETRQRRIEKSVATLATGTL